The proteins below are encoded in one region of Sulfitobacter sp. SK012:
- a CDS encoding Glu/Leu/Phe/Val family dehydrogenase, with the protein MSQPSNEPSFRESVDMMFNRAVALMELPPGLEEKIRVCNATYTVRFGVRLRGQIKTFTGYRSVHSEHMEPVKGGIRFSLGVNQDEVEALAALMTYKCSLVEAPFGGSKGGLCIDPREYEEHELELITRRFAYELIKRDLINPAQNVPAPDMGTGEREMAWIADQYKRMNTTDINGVACVTGKPINAGGIQGRTEATGRGVQYALHAFFRDPEGLKKAGMVGALKGKRVIVQGLGNVGYHAAKFLSEEDGCKVTCVIEYNGSVTNDDGLDIEALKQHITETGGPDGFTGGTFHKDGTHLLEKECDILIPAALEGVINLSNANNIKASLIIEAANGPVTAGADEILRDKGVVIIPDMYANAGGVTVSYFEWVKNLSHIRFGRMQRRQEEARHQLVVDELERLSSDSGIGWQLSPNFKDKYLRGADELELVRSGLDDTMRNAYLSMADVWHSRGDVTDLRTAAYLVSIGKVAASYRAKGL; encoded by the coding sequence ATGAGCCAACCTTCCAACGAGCCGAGCTTCCGTGAGAGTGTTGATATGATGTTCAACCGCGCGGTGGCATTGATGGAGCTACCGCCCGGGCTCGAGGAAAAGATCCGTGTCTGCAACGCGACCTACACCGTTCGCTTCGGCGTGCGCCTGCGGGGTCAGATCAAGACATTCACTGGCTACCGTTCTGTGCATTCCGAGCATATGGAGCCGGTCAAAGGTGGCATCCGCTTTTCGCTGGGGGTCAATCAAGACGAAGTTGAGGCATTGGCGGCCTTGATGACTTACAAGTGTTCTTTGGTCGAGGCACCCTTTGGCGGCTCCAAGGGCGGGCTGTGTATTGACCCGCGCGAATATGAGGAACACGAACTGGAGTTGATCACCCGTCGTTTTGCATATGAGCTGATCAAACGCGACCTGATTAACCCTGCGCAAAACGTACCTGCGCCCGACATGGGCACCGGCGAGCGGGAGATGGCGTGGATTGCTGACCAGTATAAACGCATGAACACCACGGACATTAACGGCGTTGCCTGCGTTACGGGCAAGCCGATCAATGCGGGTGGTATCCAAGGCCGGACAGAAGCCACGGGCCGTGGGGTTCAATACGCGCTACACGCGTTCTTCCGTGATCCGGAAGGCCTCAAGAAAGCTGGCATGGTAGGGGCGCTTAAGGGCAAGCGCGTTATCGTGCAGGGCTTGGGCAACGTGGGCTATCACGCCGCCAAGTTCCTGAGTGAGGAAGATGGCTGCAAGGTGACCTGCGTGATCGAATATAATGGTTCTGTCACCAATGATGACGGTCTCGATATCGAGGCGCTCAAGCAGCACATCACCGAAACCGGTGGGCCTGATGGGTTCACGGGGGGCACTTTTCACAAGGACGGCACGCATCTTTTGGAAAAGGAATGTGACATCCTGATCCCGGCTGCTCTTGAAGGGGTGATCAACCTCAGCAATGCCAACAACATCAAAGCGTCGCTGATCATTGAAGCGGCGAACGGTCCCGTCACGGCGGGTGCCGATGAAATCCTGCGCGATAAGGGCGTTGTGATCATTCCTGACATGTACGCCAACGCCGGTGGTGTGACGGTTAGCTACTTTGAGTGGGTCAAGAACCTAAGCCATATCCGTTTTGGTCGCATGCAAAGGCGTCAAGAAGAGGCGCGGCACCAACTTGTGGTGGATGAACTTGAGCGGCTTTCGTCGGATTCCGGCATCGGCTGGCAGCTAAGTCCGAACTTTAAGGATAAGTATCTGCGCGGCGCGGATGAACTGGAGCTGGTGCGTTCTGGTCTCGATGACACGATGCGCAATGCATATCTGTCGATGGCTGACGTTTGGCACAGCCGTGGTGATGTGACGGATTTGCGCACGGCGGCCTATCTGGTGTCGATCGGTAAAGTGGCAGCGAGCTACCGCGCCAAAGGGCTGTAA